Part of the Desulfobaculum bizertense DSM 18034 genome is shown below.
TTGCAGTGGGGCAGTTTCTATGCCCTCATTGCGCTGGGATACACGCTTGTTTACGGCGTGCTGCTGCTTATTAATTTTGCCCACGGTGACGTGTTTATGGTCGGGGCGTACATTGCGTTTTTTGTCGCGGTGGCGCTTCTTGGCGGTGACGGCGGCGCTGCGTGGGCTGGCCTGCCGGGGTGGTTCGCGCTGGCCCTGACGATTCCGCTGACCATGGTTCTGACTTCGTGTGTTGGCGTCACACTGGAGCGGGTGGCGTATCGCCCTCTGCGACGAAAGGGCGCGCATCGACTTTACGTTGTCATTACCGCCCTGATGTGTGGGCTGGTTTTGGAAAATGGCAATTTGGCCCTGCTTGGGGCGAGCCGAAAGAAATTTCCGGAACTCGTGCAAAAGACTGTCTGGTCCTTTGGCGATGTCTCCATTACCAACCTCAAGCTTTCCGTCATCCTTGCGGCGGTGCTGGTCTTCTTCATTCTCCAGACCATCATTACAAAGACGCGTATCGGCATGGCCATGCGTGCTGTCTCCTACGACAAGTTTGCTGTGCCGCTTATGGGCATCCCCATTGATACCGTGATTGTGTTCACGTTTATTCTTGGCTCTGGCTTTGCCGGGCTGGCCGGTGTGCTTTTTGCCATGAGCTATCCCATCCTTGAACCGTACATGGGCGCAATCATTGGCTGGAAAGCCTTCATTGCGGCGGTTGTCGGTGGCATTGGTGACATACGTGGGGCTTTTCTGGGGGGCTTTTTGCTCGGATTCATTGAGATCGGCGTTGCTGCGGTCTTTCCCTCGACCTTCCGCGATCTCCTCGCGTTTTCCATTCTGCTCGGTATCCTGTGGCTCAAGCCCACTGGACTCTTTGGCATTGCCCGCACCACCAAGATTTGACCTGCCGGAGGCTCGCCGTGAAAAAATATTCTCTGAACGCGCTTTTGATTCTTGGCGGTTTTTTTGTGGTTGCCATTGCCCACTATGAGCTGATCGACCTCTACATTCAGACCGTTATTATGCTCATGGGTATCAACATTATTTTGTCCACGAGTCTGAACCTTGTGAACGGCTACATGGGGGAGTTCTCCTGTGGGCATGCGGGCTTCATGTGTGTGGGAGCCTATGTCTCTTCGGTAATTTCCGTGCTCTTTTTTGCCAAGGATCGTGTTTTTGGTGCGCCGCTTCTGGACCCGGCGCTGAGTGTCTGGCTTTTTCCCGTTGTGATTGGCATTGGCGGTCTGGCCGCAGCCTTTGCCGGACTGCTTGTCGCACTCCCGTCTTTTCGGACCAGAGGCGACTATCTCGCCATTATCACCATTGCCGCGAACTACATGATTATTTCTGCCATTGAGAACATGGACAGCATTGGTGGTCCGCGCGGTTTTCAGGGGATGAAGCGCGTCATTAACAATATGTATGATGTTTCCGAAATTCCGTGGATGATGATCTGGATTATGCTCGGCACGTTCTTTTCGGTTTGGCTCCTGCGGCGGTTTGTGAGTTCCACTTACGGCAAAGGCGTCATTGCCGTGTGTCAGGATGAAGTGGCGGCGGAAATTATGAGTGTGAACACCAACCGCATGAAGCTTGCGGCCTTTATGGTGTCCTCTGGTTTGGCCGGGGTTGCCGGAGGGCTTTTTGCCCATGTCTATGGCTATGTGAATCCCCAGTCTTTCAATATTTTGAAATCCACAGAATGTTTGGTCATGGTCTATCTTGGGGGCATGGGGTCTCTTTCCGGTTCCGTCCTTTCCGCCATTCTTTTTACCCTTTTGATTGAAGCTCTCCGTTTTATCATTCCAGAGATAAACATGTTTGCTCATTACGTCGGCATTGTTCCGGACAGCTACGAAATCGGG
Proteins encoded:
- a CDS encoding branched-chain amino acid ABC transporter permease; the encoded protein is MDFFIQNLLNALQWGSFYALIALGYTLVYGVLLLINFAHGDVFMVGAYIAFFVAVALLGGDGGAAWAGLPGWFALALTIPLTMVLTSCVGVTLERVAYRPLRRKGAHRLYVVITALMCGLVLENGNLALLGASRKKFPELVQKTVWSFGDVSITNLKLSVILAAVLVFFILQTIITKTRIGMAMRAVSYDKFAVPLMGIPIDTVIVFTFILGSGFAGLAGVLFAMSYPILEPYMGAIIGWKAFIAAVVGGIGDIRGAFLGGFLLGFIEIGVAAVFPSTFRDLLAFSILLGILWLKPTGLFGIARTTKI
- a CDS encoding branched-chain amino acid ABC transporter permease, translated to MKKYSLNALLILGGFFVVAIAHYELIDLYIQTVIMLMGINIILSTSLNLVNGYMGEFSCGHAGFMCVGAYVSSVISVLFFAKDRVFGAPLLDPALSVWLFPVVIGIGGLAAAFAGLLVALPSFRTRGDYLAIITIAANYMIISAIENMDSIGGPRGFQGMKRVINNMYDVSEIPWMMIWIMLGTFFSVWLLRRFVSSTYGKGVIAVCQDEVAAEIMSVNTNRMKLAAFMVSSGLAGVAGGLFAHVYGYVNPQSFNILKSTECLVMVYLGGMGSLSGSVLSAILFTLLIEALRFIIPEINMFAHYVGIVPDSYEIGQVWKWVIIPMVLILLMQFRPEGILGNRELSDVFPRLRKLYTFR